The following nucleotide sequence is from Penicillium digitatum chromosome 5, complete sequence.
AGTTTCATCCTATGTACCAAATGACACATTGCTCGTCGGTGGAAACGAATCCGAAACCTGTGATGCTTCTTCCTTCATAGATTCCTATCCCAGCATGTTGCTCTTAACTGGACCGAACTACTCAGGAAAAAGTGTCTACATCAAGCAGGTTAGCTTTATTATGACTTTGATAGACTCATTTTCTAACTTTGAACCAGATTGCTCTGATTGTCTATCTAGCGCAGATTGGGAGGTATGTTTCTTTCCATTAAGATGATATACAGATGCTAACTACTACAGCTTCGTCCCTGCACACAGCGCGGAATTGGGGGTCACAGATAAGATATTGACAAAAATCAACACCCAAGAGAGTGTTTCCAAGGTATTTCAGGATCTCTGCATGAAGTTTCGGATTTGGCAGCCTGACAATATCTTTAGGTCCAAAGCACATTCATGAGCGATTTGCAGCAAATTTCTCTCTGCCTACGACAAGTCACAAATCGAAGCTTGGTCATCATCGATGAGTTTGGGAAGGGTACCAATGAAAGCGGTATGTTCCTATCTACATGTACTAACTCTTTACTCGGACTCATTAAAGCATTCAGATGGCATTGGACTTGCCTGTGGCATACTAGATTACCTTCTGTGCTTCAAGTATCCCGCTAAAGCCATTGCAGCAACTCATTTCCATGAGATTTTCGAAAACAATTTTCTCTCTCTGCAGCCTCGACTCCAACTTGGCCATATGGAAGTTCAAGTCTGCGAAGAAACCCAGGTCGAGGACCAGATCACATATCTCTATAAGTATCTAAAGAGACGCAGGCTCTTGGATGATTAGTACACAAGTGATGCTTACAGTTCAAACAGCTTTCGTCCGGGCCGAAGTAACAAGAGCTTTGGTACCATGTACGTCCTGCTCCTAATCATTCCGACACTCTACTAGTTTGAAGTTGATTGACTTGTGGTATAGCTGTGCGGCAATCAACGGTATCGATCCAGCCATTGTATCTCGCGCAAACGAGATTGCGTCTCTTTTGGCGCGAGGGGAAAACATCGTCGCGGCCTGTGCAGTTTTATCTCTAGAGGAGATGAAGGACTTAAAAGAAGCGGTaccagtttttttttctctaaAAGAAACGTAATCTGACTAACAGCGTTGTTACAAGAACTCTCTAGCAAGAGGCTTTCTGGAAGTTGATTTCTCACGAGGTGGCCCAGACCGTGTCAGGACAGTTTTCGAGGGCTTGTTCGAGTGAAATGGGGTTTTAATTGTGGTAACACGCTCATGGAGGCAATTATACTTACGGAGCAAAGCATACCTTTACGCCCCATGTCATCATCGATTGGCCGAATTCGCTATGCCAATTCTATCCCATTAGGAAAATGAAGTCCTGCCCACATCCACTGCATCCGTAGCAGCCTGGGCCCAAAATCATAAATGAATTCATTCCGACTTTTACCGCGGTCATGTTAAGTTTAGCATTTCgaaccttggaaagaagaaggctTCCGACTTAAATGCTGACAGCATCTTTTGCTTCCCCAATTCTACCAGACGCACCAAGCCAAGTATCTCATACATCACTCACATTCTTTAGGTCGACGTTATGAAAGCTTTACACTACTAGCTATCCTCCAAGTCCGGGGTTTCTCTGTGCCTCGTACATCGCAGGTCTCCGATCTTGTCAAAGACTCGAAGCTCCGCATCAAGCTCGACGCAGAGCTTACAACACACTTTTCTCGAACTTACATTAGTAATCGGTCGATGCGGAAGGCGCTGTGAGAGCGACGAAGTTTGGAAGAAAAATTGTAACTTTGATTGACATCAGCATCTTCAGTACTGTGTGGTTGGAAGTATGTGTCAGTCCAGGAAAGCTCCGAGCTGTAAAGGAAGTGCGCAGATCAGCCCCGGGATCGAGTTTTATGGTATCGATGCGAGCTAGAAGTCCATTGCTCGTTACTTGCAGCGAAAGAAAGGTACATATTTGGTATTCTTACATTAAATTCCATTGTCTTCCCGTCAGAATCACTAACCTATCCTCATACAACCGCCGAAGATCCTACGCAGCTCCAAGTCCCAATCTCCGAGGTCTCGCATGTAACAACTACCTGAGCACAAGTATCAGAAGTGGCTCAGACCGGTTTTCAGAAAAGATTAGATGGGCCTCTCGCAGTGTAGTGCCGAAGCCATATCGACGCTCACGGAATCGTGCACCAACTTCGCCCATTTCTCCCAATCCAAGGTATCAACACTTTGCACATATGTGCGCTTGACCTCTTCTAACTTGCTGGGTAGCTCAAGTGCGAGAGGTTAAGAAATCGCAGCACATGTCCGGGGCTGATCATATCGGGGACAAGAGTCTAAGTGGGGGCCATAGTAGCTAGAGCCCCCATCAAACGCATCATAACGATTACTAGGGGAAGAAGGATTCAGATGAATAAAACATTTTTTGAAACTTCGGATAAACCAAAAGATGGAATCGGGGTTATATACACATCGAATGCCAGAAACTGCCCGCAGTGAACGCCATGAAAACATACACACAAGACCTTGAAGTTTATGATCAAGCACACATTCACAGTTTAACACTCTTGACCAGGTTCTTCTTGATACCCGTAAGCTCACCACCGTATCCACCACGGCCCTCGCCGCCCTTGTACAGCTGCTTAGTACTAccaagcttcttcttcttctcctcgtacttctttctcttcttgacACGCGGGTTACGCGAGTCCTTGCTGCGTTTCGCGTGCAGACCCTTATTCTTCTGGATCTGGTACGTGATAGCACGCTTGCCATCCGGACCAATCTCCTCTTGCTCATAGACCTTTCCGCCAAGGCGCTCAGCCTCAGCGTGGGCTTCTGCACGAGCCTGCTTGTCgtccttgcgcttcttggaGCGGGATGCCACCATGTCGTAGTATTCGTCGTCATCGGTGCCCTCCTTGGCACCCTCGCCACGGCGGAGCTCCTTGGCGACGCGACGATCCTCGTCGTCACTATCACCGCCCAGCTGCTGGTCGGGATTGAGTTCTTTGCGACCACGCTTCTCGGCTTCCGCGTTGAGACGGGCTTGACGGTCACGCAAACGTTCGCGGTATGGAAGATCAGCGTCTCCACCGGCATCCCGGCCTGCTGCGTTGCGCTTGTTGGCTTTCTGGGCCAGTTGCGAGGTGTAGAAACGAAGCGAGCGCTTCTGCTTGGCCTTCTCCTCTGCTTCGTAAGCCGTGAGGGCATCCTCGTCACCGAAGTCAGAATCATCATCCTTGAGGGGTGCCTTGATCTTTGGTGTCTTGCGCTTCCGTGAAGGCTGAGTGGCCAAGTTCTCAAGATCGGCGAGACCGGCTTCTGTTTGACGGAGACGCTCAGCGCGGAGAGCTTCGGCTTCTGCCTGTGCAACCTCGGCCTTGCTGAGCTTCTTCTGTTTCGGCTTTTTAGTCTCTTGAGTCTTTGGTGCCTTGGTTGTCTCGGTCGTAGTCTCCTTAGTAGGCTCCTCAGCGGGTTCCTCAAGCTCTTCGAGATCCTTCACGGTATTCCAAAGCTTCCTGAACTTGACAAGCGATCCCATGACAGGGTGTTGTCGGAGTTCGGCGGGGGTCATCGGAACATGTTCGCTAGTTGCATCGGGAGAGGGGGAGGAGAGGAGCATGAAGTACATGCTGATCGTGCCAAGGTATGCAGACAAAGCACGGAACTTCACCACGGGCACTGGTGAAGGCTGTGGCTCTTCTGAGTCGTCGTCTGTAGAGGAAGCCTTTGAGGCTGCTTGTCGAAGATCCTCGAAGGTGCTTTGAAGGTCCACGAAGTCCTTCGCGAGGGGTTCAAACTCGGGGTATCTCGACGTCAAAATCTTCAGCTTCTCATCGGTATCCATATCCTCAGTGATCTCCAATTGCGGAAGCACTTCAGTCACCACACCAGCATCGGCGCCATCCTCTGTACCCTTGCCGGACTCCACCCATTCAGACTCGTCAAACCCGAAATCGGCCTCATTCATAGCCTGCAACTGCTTCAGTTGTAGTCGCTTGGCCTCCTGCTCTTCCTCTAATGCGTCAACCTCAGTCTCAATCTGATCTGCGTTGTAAAGATCTTTCTTCGATGAGCCCCAGGCAGCAAtgccttcatcttcttcctcggattCGGCGCCACCTTTTGGCTGGCCCATGTCATCGTattcgtcttcttcttctgagtCTTCAAGgtcgtcatcctcgtctGCGGATTCATAGCCAAGGATTTCTTCGTCGGAGGGCTGGATCAATTCCTCTGCGGCGATCAGTGAGACACTGTTTACACCAGATTTGGTTATTGTTAGAGGTACATACCTTCCTCGGCAACCCTCCGCCGTCTCTTGGCCTCTGGGCCTTCCTCAAGTAGGATCTGGTCACGGCCGCTTTGGAAGTCATCTTCCGAGTCTTCGAATCGCTCCTCGATGTCGAACTTGGAGGGCTCAGGGACTATTTTCGATTGCGCTGGGCGACCGgcttttctctttttgctgCCCATTTTTGCGTGTAGAAATCAAACGACAGTCAACCAACTCAGCCCGGCCGATAAACTGTGATAAAATTATTTTTTGGTCTCTCACCGCCTTGGGTACGCTAACCTCGAGTGGGGGCTTTTGCTCTGTTTGCACCCTTGGGAATCCAAATACCGGTAATTTTACAATCTCACAATTTGAAACGTCAAAAACAGAACGATCTCGGGTATTTCTGTGTCATTGATTTACTGCCCTGTGTGTGCCTTCCATTTCGAGGACAACCCGACAGACACAGCTGCCATTCATCCACGATGGATCCTCGCGAGTTATTTGCCCGTTCGCATCTCCCTCGACTTCTCCTATCCTTGAAATTCTCATATAGCAATACCTCAACCCCGATATTGGGCGTTTCCGCACTCCTTTGCACTATTATCCTTTACACTATGGCTAAGATGTTTGGTTTCGGATCCCGAAACGAGTTCAATGTCGAGGGGCAGGTATGTGCAAGTTAACATGATCAGTTTGGTACGTGCTAACTAGGTCTTACAGACTGTGGTAATCACCGGTGGTTCCGATGGCATGGGCAAAGCTGTCGCACTCGAGCTATCCGCGAAAGGCGCAAACGTCGTCGTGGTTGCGCGCACTGTCTCCAAGCTGTTGACTGCAGTCGATGAGATGAAGGTTGGATATCCCTCAAAAACAATTGATCAATATTGCTCACCTATCATCCAGACGAAGGCAGCGAATATCTTTAAGCAGAAATTCCACTATATCAGCGCTGATCTCACTGATCCCGTCGAGTGCGAAAGAGTCATCGCAGAAGTCACAACGTGGAATTCTGGAGCTGCTCCTGACGTTGTTTGGTGCTGCGCGGGCTTCTCCCGCCCTGGATACTTCGTCGATGTGCCCATCCAAGAtcaccggcagcaaatgGACACAATCTATTGGACTGCGGCCAACACGGCTCACGCAACCTTGCGCAATTGGCTGAACCCCGTTGCTCCGAGTGGCCAGATGAAAACACCCCGGAGACACCTCATATTTACCTGCTCTACTCTTGCGTTTGTTCCCATCGCTGGCTATTCACCGTATTCGCCTGCCAAGGCAGCCATTCGTTCTCTATCCGACACTTTGAGCCAGGAAATCGAAATGTACAACGGAGCCTATACTCAACGGCACCGCAGTGACGCCCCGGCTGCGGATGTCAAGATCCACACCATTTTCCCCATGGGAATCCTCTCGCCCGGCTTCGACAACGAGCAAAAGACTAAGCCTGAATTGACCAAGAAACTTGAAGAAGCCGATAAGCCCCAGACGCCATCGGAAGTTGCGCAAATCTCTATCCGTGCCCTAGAACGTGGGGAGTACCTGATCACTACCAATCTTGTTGGTGCCATTATGAAAGGAACTGCCCTTGGGCCCAGCCCGAAAAACAGCATTGTCGGTGACACTCTGCTCAGCTGGCTTAGCAACCTGGTATTCCTCCAGGTTATTCCAGACCTTCGCAGCAAGACGTTCACTTGGGGAAAGCAGAACGGGCTTCCGAGCAATACTACCAGTTCTCTGGCTTCTTAACAATTGGGCATACTCTTATTTTCTCCAAATGGTCTGTCGACTGCTTCATGCATGATGATACCCTGAGCGCTGTCTGTATTGCGCCTCCTTCAGCTGCCCCTCGCAACACCTAAATTCTTCAATTCTTTTTGGGCATATTTATACGCTCTTTTTTTACAGTAAATAAATTATAGCATGTCTGTGTtcgtgttttttttttctagcaATTCCAACCTTTCAACTGCATTCACGCAGTAGTATTCCGCATTCCGCGGAGGATGACGTACGGTAAAAGATAAGCTGCTTATCTTTTACCCTGCCACCCCATTTTCGACCTCGCAATTTCTTTGTCACCAATTGCTCTGCCCAGACTGGATTTTCAAAGAGTTTTTGTCTCAAATCTGAATGGCAACTGATTGCAGGTTACTATTTTCGGCACAAAGAGGAATTGCCGGGAAAAGAGAAACAGAACTCTCGCTCCGCCGCCGAAAGACTCGATGATCGCAAGATACAACTAAATTCACTTTCGAGTCCTTCAACCCCATTTACAGCAATCGCTACACAAACTTGTTAAAGAATGGAGGCCCTATTCTCAATACCAGTTTTGTCTGTTTTCCTCATTCCAGTCCTGTCATCCTACAGCACCAGCCTGAACCTCCTTTTCTTCTACATGACTTGGTCAACGCTGGTACTGTCGCACTCCCGACTCCGCGTGGAACTGTGGGGAACAATCGCCGTGCGCGTAATCTTCTACGCACTGCCGTCCAttgtcttcttcctcttcgacATCCTGACCCCGTCGGCGGCAGTTCTCATCAAGGCGCATGGCGCGACCGGCTTGCCAGGTGGGAAGAGACGACGTTGGATCCACGCAAAGGAACTCAAGATCGCCGGGTGGGGGCTGTTCAATTTGTTCTTGGGTATCGCTGTGCAGGGCATACTTGAGATGTTACTTGTTAAGACGCTTGGCAAGCGCAGTGCGCTAAAGGTATCGCTGAAGCTTCCTATGCCATTTGAGATATGTAGGGATTTGAGCCTAGCGATGCTGGGGCGAGAAGTAAGTCCAGTTGAATCTCAGAGATACATTGCTGTGGTGCGCTTTCCTTGCTAGTCCAATTTGCTAACATTCcgatttttttctttctagtTCCTCTCATATGTCCTTCACCGCTACGCTCTCCACTCTAAACTATCTCCCACACTTGCCAAGTGGCACCGGTCTTGGTATCATTCGTTGTCTGCTCCGTTCCCATTGACCGCGCACTACGACCACCCGATTTCTTACCTGGTCACCAAATTCATCCCTACCTATGCGCCGGCCGTCGTCTTCCGTTTCCATATGCTTACCTATCTTTTGTATCTACTGATTATCTCTGTTGAGGAGACCTTCGCATATTCTGGATATACTGTCATGCCGACAAACTTCTTTTTGGGTGGCATTGCCCGTCGCACGGATATGCACCTGCTGATGGGCGCAAGGGGGAACTTCGGCCCATGGGGTGTTGTTGATTGGATTCTGGGAACTGTTGTTGGAGATGATTCCGACGATGATGTGAGTGCTGAGGCAGATGAGCGGGATTTGCGGAAAGCGTATGAGGCGGCGAAGCGAAAGGCTGTTGGGTCTGGAAAGTCAAAGCGACGATGAGACGACCATTGACGAGTGCATGATGAATCATTGGGATTATAGCCATGTGAGTTTTGTCTGTGTTTTGCCGTTTATTTTTGGAGTGTGAGCTGAGATGTTGCTCACTATATATATCGTCCGAATCTACAGCATATAAGAGAAGATTAGGATTTGGGAATTGTGACAGAGGCAAATTTATCATTATTAAAGCcaactctttttttcaagcCTAATTTTGAAAACTTCGAGTGTCGTGTAATTAGTAGTCATGAGGGTATAGGTGGCTGGTACTTGATCCTGGAATTGAATGGTGGCTAGCACTAGATCAACATGGGGGGTTAGATACAGAAGATCTGTGACTTGTCGCACAACCTCAATGAATGCCAAGGCATTACAACCGAGCAGCCATAGTACTATATATGTATCCATTGAGCACCGCCGTCAAGTTGTCAAGACGAAATTTGTTTTATGGATCGTAATTCACGCCTAGATCTTAAGATCTAATACTTTAATTCCAGACATTGGGGATATCCACTTAATGAGAAGGTCCAGCAACCTTATATCCTAGCGTCTTACAGATGCTACATGGCCGTAGAGATGAATCGAAGGAATTGCCCAATTTTGGATTGCCGCCTGAACCTCGAAATGGGAGTAGGTCATACTGAACATAAAAGAGAATCCAGCCCGCCTGCTGGAACGAGGTGATTttaaatctttttttttttgcttgaaGTCTCTTTCTTCATAACGCAGCTTCATGCAAA
It contains:
- a CDS encoding Sas10/Utp3 family protein — its product is MGSKKRKAGRPAQSKIVPEPSKFDIEERFEDSEDDFQSGRDQILLEEGPEAKRRRRVAEEEELIQPSDEEILGYESADEDDDLEDSEEEDEYDDMGQPKGGAESEEEDEGIAAWGSSKKDLYNADQIETEVDALEEEQEAKRLQLKQLQAMNEADFGFDESEWVESGKGTEDGADAGVVTEVLPQLEITEDMDTDEKLKILTSRYPEFEPLAKDFVDLQSTFEDLRQAASKASSTDDDSEEPQPSPVPVVKFRALSAYLGTISMYFMLLSSPSPDATSEHVPMTPAELRQHPVMGSLVKFRKLWNTVKDLEELEEPAEEPTKETTTETTKAPKTQETKKPKQKKLSKAEVAQAEAEALRAERLRQTEAGLADLENLATQPSRKRKTPKIKAPLKDDDSDFGDEDALTAYEAEEKAKQKRSLRFYTSQLAQKANKRNAAGRDAGGDADLPYRERLRDRQARLNAEAEKRGRKELNPDQQLGGDSDDEDRRVAKELRRGEGAKEGTDDDEYYDMVASRSKKRKDDKQARAEAHAEAERLGGKVYEQEEIGPDGKRAITYQIQKNKGLHAKRSKDSRNPRVKKRKKYEEKKKKLGSTKQLYKGGEGRGGYGGELTGIKKNLVKSVKL
- a CDS encoding 3-ketosphinganine reductase (Tsc10), putative, with translation MDPRELFARSHLPRLLLSLKFSYSNTSTPILGVSALLCTIILYTMAKMFGFGSRNEFNVEGQTVVITGGSDGMGKAVALELSAKGANVVVVARTVSKLLTAVDEMKTKAANIFKQKFHYISADLTDPVECERVIAEVTTWNSGAAPDVVWCCAGFSRPGYFVDVPIQDHRQQMDTIYWTAANTAHATLRNWLNPVAPSGQMKTPRRHLIFTCSTLAFVPIAGYSPYSPAKAAIRSLSDTLSQEIEMYNGAYTQRHRSDAPAADVKIHTIFPMGILSPGFDNEQKTKPELTKKLEEADKPQTPSEVAQISIRALERGEYLITTNLVGAIMKGTALGPSPKNSIVGDTLLSWLSNLVFLQVIPDLRSKTFTWGKQNGLPSNTTSSLAS
- a CDS encoding Sterol desaturase family, translated to MEALFSIPVLSVFLIPVLSSYSTSLNLLFFYMTWSTLVLSHSRLRVELWGTIAVRVIFYALPSIVFFLFDILTPSAAVLIKAHGATGLPGGKRRRWIHAKELKIAGWGLFNLFLGIAVQGILEMLLVKTLGKRSALKVSLKLPMPFEICRDLSLAMLGREFLSYVLHRYALHSKLSPTLAKWHRSWYHSLSAPFPLTAHYDHPISYLVTKFIPTYAPAVVFRFHMLTYLLYLLIISVEETFAYSGYTVMPTNFFLGGIARRTDMHLLMGARGNFGPWGVVDWILGTVVGDDSDDDVSAEADERDLRKAYEAAKRKAVGSGKSKRR